TTGGAGaactataagaaagaaggggacaggctccatagcagagtctgttgtgacagtacaaggggaaaaaggtttcaaactaaaagagaggagatttagattgaagtaattttatttagttagttttTACAATAaaggtggtgaggtgctggatcAAGCTGATGTGGTAGAAGCCCTGTTCTTGGAGATATTCAATGTCAGGCTGGACAGAACTCTGAGCATCCCTATTTGTTGTAGGAGAGTTtgattagatgacctttaagggtcccttgcaactcaaacaattctaaaACTCTATGACAGTATAGTAACAAGAAGGAACGGATCTTCAAAAACGCTTCAATAAAACACAAAGTTAAGCAACTGATTTGACAGAAGACTGTAAGCACTTTTAAGCTGCATCTCCAATTACCTGGTTTCCAAACTGTGATCCTGTATACAGGAAACGTTGTATATAGTAGAAGATCAGCCAAGCAAGCGATATAATCATCATGGTGATGAAGGCAATGGCAACAAACACAACCGACTGACCACTGATATATTCCTGCACGTGACGTGTGCCAACACCAATGGTCATTCTCACTGGAATGCCTCTTCGTACTGGCTCCAATATCTCTATTCCTTTCGGATAACCAACCATTATCACCACTGTATTTCCTGTTCCTGTTAggggagggaaacaaaaaaaacagtaaaaattttGGCATTCTGGCTTGACAGTAATTTGGGCCTCTTCAATtaaaagcagagagcaaaatTACATGAAAGtgtcctctttttttcttttttaagtacAGAAGAATTTATGTGAAGTTTAATAATAGAGAACCCTTTACTTACATTGTGAAACTCAAGTGTGAGATAAACTTCAGGAGTTTACACTACTAAGTGTATTTAAAGTACACTTTACTTTTATCAAGGCCCTACACTCTTCATTCCACACAGCAAGAGAAGGTGCAGAAGCcatgcaaaaagcaaagcatacaCATCTTATACTGAATATGCTAAGGTTCTAACTTGCAACTCAAAAACAGTTGGTCTTCATTAATGTAGGAATGCAGCTGTAGACAGGATGTAAACTACCACAAAAAGAGAGACATTCAGTTAAGTTTGAACTGGAATTCACAGCACAATTAGACTggacacaaaacaacaacaaaaaagactgGATAGTATTCACAATTACATTCTTCAATACTAAATATTCACAGTCTAATGGGACTTCAAGGCAACAACTTGTCAAGAAATACTTTGGGACTCTTTTTGAAGCAtgtaaacaaaatatatatttttaaatactaaaaCTCAAAAGCACTCCATGCACATGGAACAGAAAGCACCCAATTAAAAGAAAGGCTTCAAGCACCATATTGCAGCCAAACAAGCTAAGATACTTTCAAGACCAAATGGCATGAACAAAGAGTCCTTGTGACAAGGGTTTCACTCAGTCTCGTCTGGAAGCGATTCCAGTATTGTCTCAGAAACATCTGATCGGTAttacaaaacaaatggaaatcaaATATACTTGTTATGAATGTCACCTTTCCACTGGTccatgctgtttttatttgaacAGTTCTTACTATACGCCCTTGGTAAATTACGGCTCTCTAGTTTGCCTTGCACTCAACTCATgcctctgagaaaaaaaaaaatcaaaatgaatctTGAGCCAGGGAAAAAGTCACAAAATAAAGAATAGCATTTCCCCAGCTGAAAATATAAAGTTGTAATATCACAGCTACCCTTTCAGATTCACAACCTTACCGACTTGCTACTTGCAGTCAAGCCTCCCACTGAAGACGTAAAGGCCTTTTCCATTCCCAACTGCATTAGCAGCACTATTGACAAGTCCTGTTCAAAGAAACTTGTTTCTTTGAATGTACGGCATTATGTTCAGTAGGTATTTCGAAAACCTGAAAAACCATTTTGGACTCACCTACTGCCTATGACCATGAAGAGTTATGTGCCTTAAACGTTTCAGACATCTTCCAGCTGAGACTGAGACACCCACGCAACCCCACCACCTCAGTAACTCTCCAAGGGGAATGGGCTCACAGTGCATTTCTGCAGGTAGCAgctctctttccccccccccccccccccttcaaaGGTGTGATGGGCAGCTGTGGACGAAATGTTGCAGGTTCCAAGCACAAGCCAAATAACCCTCTTGTCTGAATGCCAGGTAACCTTTTCCAGCTCCACCTTGTGCAATCACCCCACTGTTCACCCACTGTAAGAACCATTACACCCACCAGTCGCTTCCAGACCTGGCAAAAGAGCAGCATTTCAAAACAGAGCTGGGTTTCTCAAAGGCCTGAGAAAAAGGTGCTGCTGGAACAAGGCCCAGCTCATGTCCCTGCTCAGCTGAGCTGCATTTGCTCACCAGCAGCCACCCTTCCCAGCCAGCATTCACCCTGCTGCCCGCATGTGCTGTCTTGCCTACTGGGTGTATTCAGGGGATGAAGAGCAGTGAAGTTTAAGACAAATAGGGCAAATCCACCAGCCACTTGCTCCCTAATTAGCTCCACTCACCAACAATGTGATTATTTGCACAATACTGCAGGTCCAAGCAACCTCAGAACTGAGCAACAATTATTGTTTTCCCTCCCTAAACTAGCAGAAAAGCATTACCAGATAAATGAATAAATCCCATAGAGGAGACTGTGATATTGTCCTTGCTTTGTGACCTTGCGCTGCGCCAATAAGTTACCAAGAAAAGAACACATTAAGTTAGAAATGTATCCCACATAGCCAAGAACCATTCCCCACAAGACTTCATCTCCTGATTTAGGCATACAGTTAATTAATTGCAAGAGTCCACAAATACCAGGATGGGTGGCACCAGCATTCATGTATTTTCACTCTGACTTGAAGAATAGATGGCTGGAAGCAGCCTGGATTTTTCAACCAACGCAGATTTCCTCTTCAAGCCCCCAGTCTACACTCAAGTTTAAACCTGCTGCATAGATCTCCACACAATttctgacacacacacacacacacacacacacagtactTTAAAACCCCACAATATTTAGCAATGCCCACTTCTGTTTTGCTAGTGGCATGACCAAGTAGCAGCCAGTTACTTTCTCCAATTGGAAAACAGGGTATTTCTGCACAACAGCTGCTAGGTACTGTGACACCTTCCAGCTTTAAAACTAACATAACTGTTGCATATTTTATTAATTGCCCATTGAAAGCATTCTAGCAGCTTTAAAGACTTGGAGAGAAATGTGCTTAGATGCACGCAGTCAAACATGATGGCCTTGAAGGTCATGAGATGTTcggaaaggaaggaaaaaacctgAGATCCACCATTACAAAAGCAATCTCAGAGAGgcagctgccctgagcagcctgcaggacTGAGGACTTTAACTCATTCCTCACTCTAATTTTAGGCTTCTGTTCTGAAACGCGAAATTCAAAGACAACTGGCATTGAGTCACTCCATCAGCTTCAGCTGCAACACAACTCAGACCTTAAAAAACAATCACACTTAAGAACCTCAAAGTCACAAACACTCATTGAGAGAATCattctgctggctttgctgttcTATACTTGTTCCTACTTCTGCAACAACCAGCCACATTTTTACCCCATTACAATAAAcctggatatatatatatatatacacacacacacacatatatatatatatacacacatatatatatatatatttacttttaagaTATTTGCTTCAGGCTTCAGCAGAGTCAGGTAGATTTTAAATCTGGTgtgttcttttccaaccattATCATCTCAACTGAGTGCCAGGAAATCCTTAGGATACCTGGAAATAAGGACACGTTTGAAACTCTGTGGAGATGAAGGTACATACCCTGCTACTGAGCCAAGGTCAGTTTTACTGCATATATTGTTACAGCCTCCACTTGCAGCCAGCACTCTCCTCACAAGGAGAAAGCCATACATATAGAAACCTGTGATTACACAGTCTACACAACCACACTTACTCCCATTCACTAGCACACATAATGTAAAGATCATCTTCTATCATCCAGAAACCAACCACAGCCATGCTCAGTTTCTGTCCTCATGAGAAATGTCAGAAGGCTCTCAAGGTTTGAGGGAGCTCAGCCCTTAGAGCTAATTTAAATACCCTACTTACATTGCCACAATTAACACTGAATATGTTTTGCTCCTGGCAGCAAAACAAAGTCTCTGATCTTTAGCAGTGCCATTTACAGCAGCAATGACGAGCTTGTGCCCAATCACCCAGCCCCACCTGACCTCCTCAGGTCCTGGGTTTGTGTGTTGTCACATGCCTCAAGAAGCAAGGTATACAATCAGAAAAGTCAAGTAGCCAAGCAATCAAAACAGGCTCACGTCCCTCTTTCCACATGGGCTTCCaacatgtatgtatttttacataCAGAATAACATGAGTgttttgaaattacttttgttACTTTTAAACAACTTAGCAGCCCAACTCAACAGCTACTGTCCAGGTTAAGTAAGCCAGCAATTTCAGTTCAGTCCTCTCagtaaaacagcactgaagcCTTCAGTAGCAAGCACTGGTAATAAAGAAGTTATGCACTACTTGGGAATCCTAAGCAGCACTCAGGTCTCTGAAAGAAACGTGGCAAAGAGTTAAAGTATGTGCCAAAATAATCTTAATTCTGCCCCTTGGGAGCTGGCAAGAGCTTTTAGAATTGTCAGAACAAAATCATTCACACCCATTTTGTTCAATATAGCTGCGTAAAAAAACACGTcaatgaagaaaagaattagCTGGGTGTATTTTGGCAAAGcctcattaaaaataagttacaCAAAGAAAAGTGTCTTAAATGTATGATTTCAGCTATGTCCAAGCTTCCCTCAAAGCCACAAGCCAAGCACTGGAGCTCCATTCCAGACTCGTCTTTAACTACTGCAGCCGGTCCCGATTCCTCCACACAATAGTACAGCTGTCAAGCAGAGCAATACTTCATATTTTACTCCTATTAACATTCTGATCAGGATCCTAAAATCATAGCTTGAGAGAGGATTCACAAATGGCTGGATGCCCAGCACAAAGTATCAGTCTATTCACTTCCCTGTTTCTGAGCCAGCACACACCCCAGCTCATTGCTCTACTCCCTATAATACTCTACACCTTCCCACTCCAGACTCCTCCCCAGCTTCTCCCAGCTAGTATTTATATGCAatacttattttcctttcagaaaggaaCTGTAAACCTTTGCATTATATTAAGTTCCCCCCCACCGAAAATAAACAGAGTTCAAAATGCCTACAAACTCCAATTCTGTGAACCTGGAGTTTAGACCGTTCTGATACAATAAATGAAAGACTGACGACTCCTTGAGTCATCCAGGTGAAACCAATGCTTTccaccaggagaaaaaaaaagaagctcctGAGAAACACGTGAAGTGGTTTCACTATTACTTCCCTCAGGGAGACGAGACAAGCAACATTCTCAAGAACTTAACTCAGAGAGAAAGATCAGGCCTGAAGCACAGGAGACATCAGTAATAAGCCATATCTGAAGAAGGTCCTTTTGAGGAAAGGACCAGGACTGCAAGGCTACATGCTCAAACTCTTGGCTACGACGCTCCAAACCTACTAACTGAAATCCCTGCTCACTGCATTCTTGTGACGCATACAGGGCACCCACGAAACAAACAACTAATCAGCAGATTATTTGGAATTTTGGTCTTTAGTCAAATGCTTTGACACCAGCTAGCACAAATCACTTCTTGGCCTCGCCGACAACCTTTTTACACAAGCTGGAGTAAGCCTAAAAACACGCAACAGCCACCACCACACACGCACCGTGCACACAAGGAATCTTAAAGGCCAGGATTTTCAGAAGAATAGGGAAAAAATGAACCTTAGAGATCAGAACAGCCCTCCATTTACCACCTGCATATTCttcaggctgcaagcacatCTACTGGTCAGAATTGACTGCTCTGTCTTGCATCTTTTCCAGCTGCAAATCCACTAAGTGGATGTTCTTCATGTACATGCAGTTCCACTCTTCACACAGCACCACAGATTTCTCATAGCATTCCACACACTCTGCTCACTGGTAGGATTTTCCTCGTATGTCACCTCACAAATCAGTTCAGAGGAATGGAAAACCCGCATCTGCAATAAAATACCTTTACATTCCATGTTCTCCCCTGCCCCTTTCTTCTTAAAGCAACACAAAGCTTGAAACACTAATGGTAATTCTTCCCTATATACCCAGCAGAACACACTGAAAATTTCAGTACCTATTTACATTTACATGCTTTAACAGATCACACTGTGAAACAAGAAATCTGCTACTCAGAGATAGTGCTTATATTGTAACGCAGCACATCCCCATGCCATCCAAACCATCTTGAGGTCCAGCCTGCATTTATGAAATCACAATAAAAGTACAAAGGTGTAACTGTATATAAGTACACTAAAGCCTATTCTTCACACAGGCAGAGCTTTTATCAGCAGAATTCCAACAGTTTACAAAGAGAAATGTTAACAGAACGGCAGCAGTCAGGGAGGCATTTGTCTTCATATTGCTGACAGATGCAACTACGCTAACAAGTCAACACAAGGTCTCCCACTGCACagagatgacagaaaaaaaaacaaagagaaaagcaagataAGAgagatttcacagaaaaaaaaaaaaaaaagccaaatattCATAAGAGGTTATATTCATAAGAGGTTATAACAGTGCATGGAgtggaaagcaagaaaattctCACGAGACAAAGAAAAATTGTACTTATCAACCAGtggcaagaaagaagaaaaatgagcaaagaacaaaatagctgcaaaagaaagaacCTTAAAAGCCACACAGGACCTAAATCAGAAGTCCACCTTACCTAGCAGCCCATCTTCTCTTTCATGGCGTGTAAAGAAtagtctggagcacaagtatCAAGGGGAGCAGCTGAtagagctggggttgttcagactggagaaggctcaggagagaccttatcaCACTCAACAATGAtgtgaaaggaggctgtggtgatgTAGGGGGTCAGCCTGTTCTCTCAGGTAGCAACAATAGGACCATagggaacggcctcaagttgcaccatgagaggttcaggttggatattaggaaaaatttattgtcagaaagagcagtgagacagcagcacaggctgcccagtgaggtggtggagttactgtccatggaggtgttcaataaATGTGTGGATGTGACACTGAGCGAtgtgtgggcatggtgggggtggctgatggttggactagatgatcttagaggtcttttccagccttaatgatttcATGGCATACCCAAGCATACAGCAGGCGTGAAGGAACACAGTGATCATAGTCGTAGTAGTGCCAGCAGAAGCTACCTCTTCCCCAGTATGCTATGAGGCAATTCTCAACTTGCCACATACAAATAAtactgttttctgcagaaacacCTCATTTCAACAAAATCCCTGGTCCTCTCCTTCCTCACCACCAGGACAGCCTGGGCACTAACCAACTCATCACACCCAAAATGCATGTTGCCAATGCTTTTGATGTGATTTGCTTcacctttctgcctttctctgaaGACCTTCCAAGTTCCTCTGAAGCCTACAAACGCTAACAGATTTTTATAGGAGAGCTTCGAGgatcttttcctttcactcaAGCATTTGATCTTGTCACAGCTGTTAAACCAGCGCTGCACTCCAGGCACAGGTTGAGCCACGGCTGCAGCATCCATCCCGGTTCTGACATCTGCAGACAGCACGGCTCCTTTCCTCAGGCTAGAGATAAGCACGCTCAGACAAGCCAACTCAACATTTTTCTCTAGGCATCAGTTCCCACCTCATCCCCAAGCATGAAACACGTTTACCCTCCTCCCACGCCTCACAGACCCTCATGGGAGAGGACGACGAGCCGAGCATATCCGGCCCCGGCAGCTCTCCTCACACAGCCGCGGCTGTGCACACCTTAGCACCGCGGAGCCCTGAGGCGTTCCCTTGAGCACAGCCCACCTGCCCCGGCTGCCGCATGCCCGCTGCGAGATGCGGGCTAACAGAGCCACGGCCCAAGCAAACCCTGCTCTCGGCGGCGATTTAAGGGACGGAGCAGAGGAAGCTACAACCGGCTCTTCGCGGCGATACCACGAGGGCCGCTTCCCCCCTCGCCTGCCCGCCGTCTCTCAGACAAAGCCGCCTCCTCCCAGCTCACCGAGGTGGGACATGGAGACGGTGCTGTTTCCGAAGCGGGCCTCGTTGTAGATGACCACGGCGGTCGCCCGCTTCCTGGCCGCGTTGGTGATCTTGTCCTTGAACGTACAGCCGCCGCGGGCCACCAGTGCGATCCAGGGCGGCGGGTCCCCGTCGGGCGCCGGGCGGCCGCCGGCGGGCAGCGGCACGTCGTAGTCGGTGTCGGCGGCGCAGCCCTCCATGTGTCGGGGCGAGGCGCCGCGGGGGATGCCCACCAGGCCCTGCGCGCTCTCCTTGGGCGAGCTGTCCCCATAGCGGCCGCTCTCCGTGTTGCCCCGCACCGTGCGGTTGCTGAGCGGCTCCACGTAGCTCGTGCTCACCCACGCCGTGTACCACTCCAGCGCCCGGGCTCCCTGCCCGCCCGGCGCTCCCAGAGCCACCAGCGCCGCCGCCACCAGCGCAAGCCGGGCGCGCCGCACCATggcccggccgccgccgccacgCCGGGGCGGCTCAAAGGCGTGCAGCGCACGGGAGAGGCGAGAGAACGAAgacgaggggaaaaaaacaacacaaaagaagGCCCCGCTCTCGCCTCGTTTCTCTCCACACCCGGCTCCTGCTCTGGCCCCGCCGCCACGCAGGTGAGCCCTCCCGCCGTCCGCTCCCCGCCCCGGGCGGAGCCGAGCTACCGGCGCCGCTAATGGCGAGGCGGAGGCCGGGCCTGGCGCCCGCGCAGGCGCTTTTCCGCCCCGCCCCGGGGGATGCCGGGAGGGCACCACCCACCCCGGGAacggcggcggggagggggaCTCGGTCTCAACCGCCCCCTTCACCCTTCACTCGGCTCGGCTGGGCTCGGCCTGCCCCAGTCTGCAGTCCGGTCTGCGGGTCAGCTCTCGGGGGGCACGAGGATGGAGGAGCCTCATGCGCTGACAGCTGCCCCTGTAGCCCTACGCGTGCCGTCGCCCCCCACCAGCGGGTCCCCCggtgttgttttttcccttggcCCCAGCTGGAGATAACTATTTTTACAATGAAGTCCAGTCAGTCGAGCCCAGTGGTACATGCGTGAATGGAGTGAGTCAGCGCCTCCACCCTTTTCCTCACCCACGTTCGAGGGTAGAATAAGCGTCCTCCCTAGGGAGAGGCGGGTTGTGGGGCAGGAAGCGGGGTGGGACGGCAGCAGGTACGGTTGGAGGCTGCCGGGAATAGAGCGCGGTGTGTGGCAGGGCAGGGGGGAGGAAGCCAGTCACTAAAGCTAAAAGCTGAGAGGCGCTTGAGCCTCCTTCAGCACAATAGCACTGCCGCtaccttgggcagcctgatggaTATTccaggttgggtgttaggaagaatttctcctCACaaagagcggtgctgcagtggcacaggctgcccagggaggtggtgcagtcactgtccctggaggtgctcaagaaccgtgtagatgtggcactgagggacgtggtctGTGGACATGGagtgggctgctggttggactggatggtctgAGAGGtgtttttcaaccttaatgattctacgaaGGCTTCTGTGTACTGTTCCAGATACTGAAGTGGATCACCTTTTCACCATCCTTTTCGAACCATCTCACACATTcgattttctttgaaaagtcAACAGTCGCCGTGTCATCACAGTTAGCTACATACTCTGTCCAACAGTGTTGACAGATCTCTGTCTTCTTCCTAAATCATAATTGTAGATCTGACAGCACCTGGCCTACTTTCCAAGGAGGGTGTACTCGGACAAAGGCCTTGAGCTCAGTAAGCCCTTGGTGCCAGCAggactgctctgctctgtctgCATCAAGGCCATTGTGCCCCATGTTCTGGCTTCCAGTCAGTggtaaaataaattcagttaaaaaaaaaacacaaaaacactaaaaaacccacaaaacttAAACCCTCAACTATTCTTCAAAGTAGCTCAAGCGTTCTCCCCAAATACTTGGCTGTATAGTTTTGGGACTCTGTCCAAAGGCACTGAGCATTGTGAGAACCAGATCAAAGTAACAAAGTCAAGCTGACAGTCAGGACAGATCTATGGAGCGCAGTAAGGGGTTGTGGAGAATAAATCTGAACTGCCAAAGTAgttaatgaaggaaaaaatgagggaaaacgCTGGAGGACATTAAATGAGAGATGGTGAATGGAGTTAGTGACAGAGCAGAGGAGGTAGAGACTGACAGTGTTGaacaacagcaagcagcagaattTGCAAGGAGCCAGAAGGTGTTTGGCAAAAAGCAGGTTGAAAAACTAATGTCAGTATTTTTAGTGAACCCAAAAGCGTAGTTCAAGTGAgaattttctggaaaaaaaaaaaagtgaaaagtacTTTGTGTAATCAAAATAGACATCGCTCCAGAAATGGGACAGAGGTAAGtaagtgaaaatgaaaggaaggtCTGTGTGGAATGTTCTTTGGAGAGTATGGAGTCACTGAAAACAGGAAGACGATGCTGATTACGGTCGGTACAGGTTAGGAAACTATTGTTGCGAGCTTCACAGAGAATGAAGTCCAACCAATGACAGAACAAAGATCATAAGGTGTAAATAGGAAGCACAAGCTGTTCCCTgtgcctcttttctttctttttttttttttaatgaagtagaGACTGTCGTGAAGGAGCTTGAATTTTGTTGAAAGGAGATGGTGCgggaaaacagaatgaaaaggtAAATTGTCAGCCTGGGCTTAAGAAATCTTGCCGGAGGgaagcagacagaaaagaaCAAGCTGTAACAAGAACTTACAAGAGTAAGGCtagcagtggaaaaaatagcacTGAGGCATCTTCCAGAACACCATTAATGCACACCTGATAGGTGCTGGCTCAGTCTCCTTGGACAGAAAGGAACAACGGATGTtgttaataataacaattaattGCCACGCTGAAAACAGAGCTGATAGAACTGAGAAGACGAAAGGGAGATAGAAGGTGCCCAGCTGCTTCATCCCCAGAGAGATGTGAAGCTACACCGAGACAGATCTGATTCTCTGTTCCCAGAAGTGCTTTGGAAGAAATGAGCTTGgttcaggaaaacagaaaaatagcagaaatttGAATGGCTGtcaataatagtaataataataataataataacaataataatagtaaGCTACTTGGGCGCATACCACACACTT
The sequence above is a segment of the Excalfactoria chinensis isolate bCotChi1 chromosome 1, bCotChi1.hap2, whole genome shotgun sequence genome. Coding sequences within it:
- the RNF149 gene encoding E3 ubiquitin-protein ligase RNF149 isoform X2 — translated: MVRRARLALVAAALVALGAPGGQGARALEWYTAWVSTSYVEPLSNRTVRGNTESGRYGDSSPKESAQGLVGIPRGASPRHMEGCAADTDYDVPLPAGGRPAPDGDPPPWIALVARGGCTFKDKITNAARKRATAVVIYNEARFGNSTVSMSHLGTGNTVVIMVGYPKGIEILEPVRRGIPVRMTIGVGTRHVQEYISGQSVVFVAIAFITMMIISLAWLIFYYIQRFLYTGSQFGNQGHRKETKKAISQLQLHTVKRGDKGLDVDVENCAVCIENYKLKDTVRILPCKHIFHRTCIDPWLLDHRTCPMCKLDVIKALGYWGDPEDALEVPIPESISGSVSVGSLSIALQEDDRNEVSELSASSTSESVLQCTSLKEDAGETTALLDVDVSNNRHGEHLSNGSSH
- the RNF149 gene encoding E3 ubiquitin-protein ligase RNF149 isoform X1; this translates as MVRRARLALVAAALVALGAPGGQGARALEWYTAWVSTSYVEPLSNRTVRGNTESGRYGDSSPKESAQGLVGIPRGASPRHMEGCAADTDYDVPLPAGGRPAPDGDPPPWIALVARGGCTFKDKITNAARKRATAVVIYNEARFGNSTVSMSHLGTGNTVVIMVGYPKGIEILEPVRRGIPVRMTIGVGTRHVQEYISGQSVVFVAIAFITMMIISLAWLIFYYIQRFLYTGSQFGNQGHRKETKKAISQLQLHTVKRGDKGLDVDVENCAVCIENYKLKDTVRILPCKHIFHRTCIDPWLLDHRTCPMCKLDVIKALGYWHQKREMKTHAGDPEDALEVPIPESISGSVSVGSLSIALQEDDRNEVSELSASSTSESVLQCTSLKEDAGETTALLDVDVSNNRHGEHLSNGSSH